Proteins encoded in a region of the Drosophila sechellia strain sech25 chromosome 2L, ASM438219v1, whole genome shotgun sequence genome:
- the LOC6611886 gene encoding UPF0430 protein CG31712, translated as MGSRSRTPSPSGKRRHHKSKHKKRSKSHHDHERPSTRTDRDKSSEVNNHGRHRERDRDRERDRHRSDRHTERDYRHSPSILKSRKRSSSSSSDSQYSEQESQRSKQKRSRFKKLDEQNQMQVERLAEMERQRRAKELEQKTIEEEAAKRIEMLVKKRVEEELEKRRDEIEQEVNRRVETAKAEMEREMMLELERRREQIREEERRREEDEKQKREELEEILAENNRKIEEAQRKLAEERLAIIEEQRLMDEERQRMRKEQEKRVKEEQKVILGKNNSRPKLSFSLKPGAL; from the exons ATGGGCTCCCGTTCACGTACACCCAGTCCGTCTGGCAAGCGACGCCACCACAAGAGCAAGCACAAAAAACGCAGTAAGTCCCACCACGACCACGAGCGGCCCAGCACAAGAACGGATAGAGACAAATCCTCGGAGGTGAACAACCATGGACGACATCGCGAACGGGACAGGGACCGCGAGCGGGACAGACACCGCAGCGACCGACACACTGAGCGCGACTACCGTCACTCCCCCTCGATCCTGAAATCCCGAAAACGCTCCAGTTCGTCGAGCAGCGACAGTCAGTACTCCGAGCAGGAGTCGCAACGGAGCAAACAGAAGCGCAGCCGCTTTAAGAAGCTGGATGAG CAAAACCAAATGCAGGTCGAACGCCTGGCCGAGATGGAGCGGCAGCGTCGGGCGAAGGAGCTCGAGCAAAAGACAATCGAAGAGGAAGCCGCCAAGCGCATAGAGATGCTGGTAAAAAAGCGCGTCGAGGAGGAGCTAGAGAAGCGTCGCGACGAAATCGAACAGGAGGTCAATCGACGCGTTGAGACCGCCAAGGCTGAGATGGAGCGCGAAATgatgctggagctggagcggcGGCGCGAGCAGATACGCGAAGAAGAACGCCGGCGCGAG GAggatgaaaaacaaaaacgcgAAGAGCTCGAAGAAATTTTGGCCGAAAACAATCGCAAAATCGAAGAGGCGCAAAGAAAACTG GCCGAAGAACGGTTAGCAATAATCGAGGAGCAGCGCCTCATGGACGAGGAGCGGCAACGCATGCGCAAGGAGCAGGAGAAGCGCGTCAAGGAGGAGCAGAAGGTCATATTAGGCAAAAACAATTCCAGGCCCAAGCTATCGTTCTCCCTGAAACCGGGCGCATTATGA
- the LOC6611887 gene encoding bis(5'-nucleosyl)-tetraphosphatase [asymmetrical], which translates to MKKAAGFVIFRRLCGEIQYLLLKASYGSFHWSSPKGHVDPGEDYFTTALRETKEEAGYDEKDLIIYKDTPLTLNYEVNGKPKIVIYWLAELRNPCQEPILSEEHTDLKWLPKEEAKQCVGFKDNQVMIDKFHQMILDQNKPM; encoded by the exons ATGAAAAAGGCAGctggttttgttatttttcgccGCCTTTGTGGGGAAATACAATACCTATTGCTGAAGGCTTCCTATGGCTCCTTTCACTGGAGTTCCCCCAAGGGACATGTCGACCCAGGCGAGGATTATTTTACCACTGCCCTGCGGGAAACAAAAGAGGAAGCCGG GTACGACGAGAAGGATCTGATCATATACAAGGACACTCCGCTGACCCTGAATTATGAGGTGAACGGCAAGCCCAAAATTGTTATTTACTGGCTGGCGGAGCTGCGGAATCCCTGCCAGGAGCCCATTCTTTCCGAGGAGCACACCGACCTCAAGTGGCTGCCCAAGGAGGAGGCCAAGCAGTGCGTCGGCTTTAAGGATAACCAAGTCATGATCGATAAGTTCCACCAAATGATTTTAGATCAAAACAAACCAATGTGA
- the LOC6611888 gene encoding uncharacterized protein LOC6611888 gives MYALLRRFAGVTILGCPIRSYASFTPRDILRSSDETGTLLTRFAKHIAMERYRDSDHVLPKTTVRYSDFFPITDDRYFQRTVQKTDAAQLPALIIQASSYRSNAAVPMYVTALNTLDNHAAKQLDKMDTSTVLETLYSFLFLIPSWIKRMDFYQAAMQRLVKEDFRGNKERFVQVCFYLGLQKKQAQSSEDFQKLLEEHLPTHLPALNEIDLAVVSNAAYKTSTLVTGEAKSAYEASLVNAILNLELNTGSDALLVSFVKALRLQQVKDERVCQHLQDICLDPVKITHIEPRGLAHIFAFFAEQLWDQNECLTVVVERLMTLLKPGDLRSKDLATFLWSSAQLNCALTPEQIRQLELAALRMLDHGEYDYFADNLVDTCLSLCTLGHYSKDLINAAEELKAAQKRQRAQPKVDSRLNVLRSAVAIEQPSIAKVKKERAFKEFDGAPAYLLKDRPDLKKYAKELSGDADVEGVDVVCPIVGINLPSLRVQTMGAQESVYFVELLTAEQTLKFSKKPTSLIRLKKRLLESLGRKVVVLNSTKMATNAKELHQLLEPTANAGEESKVAQGVGN, from the exons ATGTACGCCCTGCTCCGCCGCTTTGCCGGCGTCACCATCTTGGGCTGTCCCATCAGAAGCTACGCCTCCTTTACGCCCAGAGATATATTGCGGAGCAGCGATGAGACCGGCACACTGCTCACCCGCTTCGCCAAGCACATTGCAATGGAGCGCTACAGGGATTCGGATCACGTGCTACCCAAGACGACAGTCCGGTACTCTGACTTCTTTCCCATCACGGACGACCGGTACTTTCAGCGGACAGTGCAGAAAACGGATGCCGCCCAATTGCCCGCCCTGATCATCCAGGCTTCCAGCTATCGCTCCAATGCCGCTGTGCCCATGTATGTGACGGCGCTTAACACGTTGGATAACCATGCAGCCAAACAGCTGGACAAGATGGATACTTCCACCGTGCTGGAGACTCTCTACTCCTTTCTATTCCTCATACCTAGTTGGATAAAGCGAATGGATTTTTACCAAGCAGCCATGCAACGACTGGTCAAGGAGGACTTTCGCGGCAACAAGGAGCGATTCGTTCAGGTGTGCTTCTATCTGGGATTGCAAAAGAAGCAGGCCCAATCTTCTGAGGACTTCCAGAAGCTTCTGGAAGAGCATCTACCAACGCATCTGCCCGCCCTAAATGAAATAGACCTTGCTGTGGTCAGCAATGCGGCGTACAAAACTTCAACCTTGGTAACCGGTGAGGCGAAATCAGCATATGAAGCAAGCCTCGTTAATGCCATATTAAATCTGGAGCTCAACACCGGAAGCGATGCCTTGCTGGTCTCGTTTGTCAAGGCATTGCGGTTGCAGCAAGTCAAAGACGAACGAGTGTGCCAGCACCTGCAAGATATCTGTCTGGATCCTGTGAAGATAACCCATATTGAACCCCGAGGACTTGCCCATATCTTTGCATTCTTTGCCGAGCAGCTTTGGGATCAGAATGAATGCCTAACTGTCGTCGTAGAACGACTTATGACTCTGCTCAAACCTGGAGACCTACGCTCCAAGGACTTGGCCACATTCCTGTGGTCCAGCGCCCAACTCAATTGTGCATTGACTCCTGAGCAAATCAGACAACTGGAACTGGCCGCTCTACGCATGCTGGATCATGGGGAGTACGACTATTTCGCTGACAACCTTGTTGACACCTGCCTCTCTCTGTGCACTTTGGGTCACTATTCCAAGGACTTGATTAATGCAGCTGAAGAACTAAAAGCAGCCCAAAAACGCCAGCGAGCCCAACCCAAGGTGGATAGTCGCTTGAATGTGCTGCGATCTGCTGTAGCCATTGAGCAGCCTTCAATTGCTAAAGTTAAAAAAGAACGAGCTTTTAAAGAGTTCGATGGTGCACCAGCTTATTTGCTAAAAGATCGCCCAGACTTAAAGAAATACGCCAAGGAGCTAAGTGGGGACGCGGATGTGGAGGGCGTGGATGTGGTGTGTCCCATTGTCGGAATAAATCTGCCAAGCTTACGAGTGCAGACAATGGGTGCCCAGGAAAGTGTGTACTTTGTTGAACTGCTCACCGCAGAACAGACGCTGAAATTCAGCAAGAAACCGACTTCATTAATACGTCTTAAGAAAAGACTTTTGGAATCCCTTGGCCGAAAAGTTGTAGTA CTGAACTCAACAAAAATGGCCACCAATGCAAAGGAACTCCACCAACTCTTGGAACCGACAGCTAATGCAGGAGAAGAATCCAAGGTTGCCCAAGGCGTGGGCAACTGA
- the LOC6611889 gene encoding ATP-binding cassette sub-family G member 4: MATPREQFLFGSDNGVAGLGLGIEIGEVTSSRVYNSTTVPVGNSGGWRNAQSSVTPPPIPTPPQVNYTNGNAASKQPPLEPVVEEEVHFDTDALNNLPAREPVDMEFKELSLTVKLGFNRGSKEILHNVCGKFPGSQLIAIMGPSGAGKSTLLDALSGFKTTGVDGSILLNGRRRDLPSFRRMSCYITQDDRLQPLLTVNENMHIAADLKLGQTVSYEEKESRIEDILLLLGLYNHDQTLTMRLSGGQKKRLSIAMELINNPTVMFLDEPTTGLDSSSCTKVLELLKKLTSQGRTIICTIHQPTAKLFQIFDQVYVLSAGNCVYQGSTQKLVPFLHSADLPCPMYHNPADYIIELACGEYGYDKVDTLKLATENGSCLTWFDNPSAVLRAEVLMRKYPIPKKTKSRSLEDTSYSNQCSVLLRRGFIKAKRDTTMTHLRIGVNIAVAALFGAMYDHTGREGSRVLDNYNLLFAILMHHSMTTMMLTVLTFPMDISILIKEHFNRWYSLKAYYTAMTLVDLPISIISCFFFTVIVYLWSYQPMEWIRFFMFFSISLLTVFVGHSFGLMIGAWFDVVNGTFLAPVLTIPMMMFAGFGVTLRDLPSYLRWGSHISYLRYGLEGFISAIYGLDRGTLACEEAPYCHYRYPKKFLEEITMRGDQFWNDVIALGVMILLFRFVSYVVLKAKIKSIR, translated from the exons ATGGCGACACCGCGGGAGCAGTTCTTGTTCGGCAGCGACAACGGAGTGGCCGGCCTCGGCCTGGGCATCGAGATCGGGGAGGTGACCTCCAGTCGCGTCTATAACAGCACCACAGTGCCAGTTGGCAACAGTGGCGGATGGCGGAATGCCCAGTCCAGTGTTACGCCACCACCCATACCCACACCGCCGCAGGTGAACTACACCAATGGGAATGCGGCCAGCAAGCAGCCGCCACTGGAACCTGTcgtggaggaggaggtgcaCTTCGACACCGATGCCCTCAACAACCTGCCAGCCCGGGAGCCCGTGGACATGGAGTTCAAGGAGCTGTCCCTCACCGTCAAATTGGGCTTCAATCGAG GATCCAAGGAAATCTTGCACAATGTGTGCGGAAAGTTCCCCGGCAGCCAGCTGATCGCCATTATGGGACCTTCTGGTGCAGGAAAGTCCACTCTGCTGGATGCCCTGTCAGGTTTCAAGACGACCGGAGTCGATGGCTCCATCTTGCTCAATGGTCGGCGACGTGATTTGC CTTCCTTCCGTCGGATGTCCTGCTACATCACTCAGGATGATCGTCTGCAGCCGCTGCTGACGGTGAACGAGAACATGCATATAGCCGCCGATCTTAAACTGGGTCAGACCGTCAGCTACGAGGAGAAGGAGAGCAGG ATCGAGGACATCCTGCTGCTTCTAGGTCTGTACAATCACGATCAGACCCTTACGATGCGCCTGTCTGGTGGTCAGAAGAAGAGGCTATCCATTGCCATGGAGTTGATCAATAATCCCACTGTGATGTTCCTGGACGAGCCCACGAC TGGCTTGGACAGTAGCTCGTGCACAAAGGTCCTGGAGCTGCTCAAGAAGTTGACCAGCCAAGGTCGCACCATTATCTGCACCATCCACCAGCCCACGGCCAAGTTGTTCCAGATCTTCGATCAGGTCTACGTCCTCTCCGCTGGCAACTGCGTCTACCAGGGCAGCACCCAGAAATTGGTGCCGTTCCTGCACTCGGCGGATCTGCCCTGTCCCATGTACCACAATCCAGCGGATTACA TTATCGAGCTCGCTTGCGGAGAATATGGATACGATAAGGTCGACACCCTTAAGCTCGCCACGGAGAACGGAAGCTGCCTGACTTGGTTCGATAATCCCAGTGCGGTGTTGCGCGCTGAGGTCTTGATGAGAAAGTATCCCATACCCAAGAAAACCAAAAGCCGATCCCTAGAGGACACCAGCTACTCAAACCAGTGCTCCGTACTTTTGCGACGGGGTTTCATCAAAGCAAAACGAGACACTACCATGACGCACTTGAGGATCGGAGTCAACATAGCAGTGGCCGCACTGTTCGGAGCTATGTACGATCACACGGGACGTGAGGGATCACGAGTGCTCGACAACTACAATCTGCTGTTTGCCATACTGATGCACCATTCCATGACCACGATGATGTTGACTGTTCTGACTT TCCCCATGGACATATCCATATTGATCAAGGAGCACTTCAACCGCTGGTACTCGCTCAAAGCCTATTACACTGCCATGACACTCGTGGACCTGCCAATATCT ATCATAAGTTGTTTCTTCTTCACTGTCATCGTTTACCTATGGAGTTATCAGCCGATGGAGTGGATCAGATTCTTTATGTTCTTCTCCATTAGTTTACTGACCGTCTTTGTGGGCCATAGTTTCGGTTTGATGATTGGTGCCTGGTTCGATGTGGTGAATGGAACGTTCTTGGCCCCAGTGCTAACGATTCCCATGATGATGTTCGCCGGCTTTGGAGTGACCCTGCGCGATCTGCCAAGCTACTTAAGGTGGGGCAGTCACATATCATACTTAAGATATGGACTTGAGGGCTTCATATCAGCCATTTATGGCTTGGATCGAGGCACCTTGGCCTGCGAGGAGGCGCCGTACTGCCATTACAG GTATCCAAAGAAATTCTTAGAGGAAATCACCATGAGGGGTGATCAGTTCTGGAACGATGTGATCGCGCTGGGAGTCATGATCCTTCTTTTCCGATTTGTGTCCTACGTGGTGCTGAAGGCCAAGATCAAGTCGATCCGATAG